The window ATGGTGTCAATGTATTATCCTTGCCTTATATAAGATACATATTCTATGAGGAAAGAACTGGATATGTATTAAATTGCTCGTTTCTTGTTAATATTATATACTATTTGATGATAATAACTCTCAGCAAAATTACTGTTTTTTGACTGCAGGCAGGATTGCCTCTGGTACAGCAATACCTCTTTCAATTTGAATGCTTGGTGAGGGAGCATCTACTGAAGTTGGGAGAACATTTTTCGAACGAAATGATAAATCCTAGCATGTATGCTAGCCAGTGGTTCATAACTGTTTTTTCGTACTCCTTTCCATTTCATTTGGCTCTTCGAATTTGGGATGTCTTTCTCTATGAGGTTAGCTATGCTTTCCATTTGAAGAACCATTTATTGGTTAGAAATATGGACCTATAATGATGACTTTCTTATCCTTCCAGGGTgttaaaattgtctttaaagtTGGCTTGGCCCTATTAAAGTACTGCCATGATGACTTGGTTAGTATCATGTGACCTTGTGACCCGTGTCTTTTATAAACCAAAGCAAATTTCTGCTCactgtttctgttttttttttatcagattaAACTACCTTTCGAAAAACTCATATATGCCTTGAAAAACTTCCCCGAGGATGCAATGAATCCAGATACATTGTTACCACTGGCTTATTCTATCAAGGTTCTCGTCCTTTCtctgcattttaattttttcacttaaaaaactGTGTTATGGACTATGAATGATATGAATTGGAGCAGGATGCACGTTTTCCTTCACTTCGTAACTTCCGCATACATTTTATTTGTCAAATCCAaagttacttttaaaattaaatgttacaTAATCTGTTACTTTTAAATCTCGTATTTATTGATGTAGTTGATCAAGTGATGTTAATTGTATTACGGATACATTCTCCTAAAAGTTGGTCTTGTTCCAAGATATCAAACTACATTAAATCCATGTGTAGAAAATGTGTCTCCATTTAGTTTTTTTGCAGAGTCTGAGCAAAAAAGGTTTTACTGGGCCAAACCTTGATCAGTTCATTACCTTGAACATGCAGCTCAAATATAGAGCACGGTTTAAATACCATTTTAATTTGGTAGTTTCCATGTCAAGATAGTTGTAGTTGTATATTGAGAAGTTCTGCTTCTTGGCTGACAATATGATGCATATTTTTTCAGCTTTCTAgcatttttcataaattcatAGTAAAACAAATTGGATGTTAGTCTTTTCAATGACAGAAACACAAGTGAGGGATAGGGACAAAAGGGTTTGCAAGGATTGCCAACGCGTACAAGAGAGATCCGAACTACCTAGGATGATGGGGTTTTAGTTCTTTTTGTGCATGCCATGAATACGAATGAATAAATGAAACTAACTTCAAAATATAGGATTGAATGAAGGATAACTATTTAGAGAAATTTATCAGAATCCCTTCTGAGGACACTGGGGGTTGAAAATCTAGTGTAAGAAGAGATTGCTAGTAGGATAAGGGGTTTAGAGGGTAACATAAGTAGTTTTTGGTGAATCAAAGGGATGGTTTAACcctgaaagtaaaaaatatgttgGCAGTAGAATTCTTTACATAAACTCTTCTGCAGTTTAAGCTCCTCTACAAAAGGAGCTTAAAGTGGAGCCAACTCTTAGAATAAGAATTTATATAAAGCTCAAAGAGAAGTTTTATTGTACCACTGTAGTCTATCTATTATAGTAAATGTTGGACTATAAGcgacaagaagaaaaaaaatgtgggaGTAACAAAAATGAGAATGATAAGATGGATGTGTGGCTACCCTAGAAAGGACAAGATACAAAGTGATTGCATATGAGGAGATATTGGTATGACATTTATTGAGAAATGTATTACACTATTGCTTAATTAGTTCTTTACCAtatataaattgaatatttacaagTTGTTTCAGAATTGTTTCCACTTCCTTTAATAATTCTGTTTCTTCtgtaccaataaaaaaaactaattgccTACACACTACATAATTGCCACTACAATAATGCATGGCCAGGATGTTACTAgactatataatatttattcaagTCAGATATAATTTTACATCTGATTATGGCTCTCATCAGATATCCAAGCGTTTAGAAGAATTAAAACAAGAGTATGAGAAGAAGAATGGAAAGATAAGACGATCAAGAGAACTTTCTGAAAATCCAATACTTCCTAGTGTCCAGGGCAACTGAAGCAGGAGCATATGCAGACAACATTTGCTAGACATGTAAAACTTTTGGTAAAGCTGAGAGGACCTCCGAGTAAAGGTCTATCTTTTCTGCTGGAAAGTAATCCAGTGTGAAAATCATACCCTCAAATTCTGTTGTTTACATATGTTGCATACTATGTACAATTGTATTAGTTGCTCACTCTTGGTCAAAATTCGGTGTTTTTAAGAGGCTTCAATGAAGATGAAAATCTATTGCATATATAGAGACTGATATGGGTCTTCTCTCTTTTGCTTTCAACTCTTTAAAGAtgaatttgttttattaattgtggttattgttattataaaatgagaaaatcTTTATTGTAAGAGATTGTATCCTTTTCATTGAAACTGTGAAAGGAATTAGTTTTCAGCTGATAGGGTAAAATATGTGCACACCAAAAAAGGAGGCAAACAGAGGAAGTGTGAAACTACTATATATTATTGTGTAAATCATGTTATATTTTCTAGAGGTTTGTTAAAGCAGTATCAAATTCCAAACTGTCATAAATTACTTGTTAGTGAAAGTCCATTGACAAAAATACATGATAGATACCACAACCAAGCAGTAGTAAAAATAATCTTCAATcttcaaaatgaaaagagaattaTAAATCTGGGTCATATAATTTTACCTAGATGATTAAGATTAAAAGTTAGTGATtgcataatcatttaaaaaggcggatgtatttttcttttaattttgacctttttaaatatgattgaataatttatatttacaacttttaataaattataataataataagagtcCTCATTTATAGACTTTCTCTCtgtatataaaaatcaaattgagtTGAGCTTACTCGATCCGCctcaatcaaattaataaaatccaACCTGATCAGTTATCGAtaaggatattttttaattttacttttgaatATTCTTTAAAGCTATTTACTCCTCAATTATAATAGTTTTAAgtcaatgaaaaaaatagagcAATACTTTAATTGAAGATAATATTTAgtcatttcattattattattattattattattattattattattattattattattattattattattattattattattattatccattttaagtttttactTTTGATAAGATCAGCCCTCATAATTGATTTTAAGCATTAACAATATTTTACTCGTGCATTTTTTATGTAGACTTTTTCgacaaattttatgattttttttgtgaatatattttacatttttttttattttgcatatgcttttgaaaaaaatatgattatttcttaaattgtaaaaaggttatagaaaaattattttttttctgcataTTCTCGTTTAAATTTTGTTGTATGTTAAAAACCTAATGTTTCTTACagattttttgtttcttacaaAAAGATTTTATAGATGAATTCTCTAATTTATTCAAATGAGAATATAAAAGTCGTGAAAGAGaacttaagaaatatttttaataaagtagaaaagtattttaatttcataaagaCAATTAACTAAGAacgtaattaatatttaaataatatatcgtTAAATGTTTAAAATCACTCACAAGtaattatattatcaaaatcATTACATTTGATTGATATAttatatcttaattattttgaatcttTCAAATTTTTTCTCAACTTGATCCATCACAACTTGAGTATACTGtatacaatataataaaatttaaaattaagccAAAATCCAACTTTTATTAAGCTAACGTCCCACAAATATATTGAGTAGCTTGATCTTATTTCCAACGACATAATTAACAAGATTTGGATCgctattgtttaattttagtcACTTTTTGGTGTTAGCCAGCTTGTTTGCCTAATATTACAACCATTGAaatttggaactttgatcattacTGAATTTAAACTGGTTTAGCTGAACTTAGAAAATGATtacattaatttgaaaaataaaaatggaataaTGTTTCTGCAAAATACATCAATATATCAGCACAACAGGATTTATTTCAATGGAAACCAAGTCCAGCATAACTATCCATTTAGCTTCATTTGTTCATTCCTGTTGCATTCTTCACAGCATCAGCAGCTCCTTGTGCTTTAGCCTGCATTTGTTGTCCAACCTATATACACAACAAAATAGACTTACTTTTAGGGGctgcaatttaatttaatattgaatatatatatggaTTGATGAACATATAAACATTATGAAATCATTATTAATTACTGCCTTCGTTTTTATTTATAAgctcaattttttaaagttatttgttatatgaatctattatatattttgcattagttatttttagacaaataaaatatataggaACCTCTTGCAAGGACTCTTGAGCAGATTGAGCAGCATTGCTAGCCTTGTCCATCACTGTGTTAGCCTTTTCCTGCAATAGCACAAAAAACCTTGTCTAAGAGTTATCAAAATTGAGCACATATGTAGCACAAATTATTGGGTAGTCTTGGACTAAGTATCCTTCATCCCGACTAATTTATATGACAcggttaaaaattttaatttataagaaaaaattaataatatttagctATATGTCTTGTGAAGAGTTAATTGAGACATTGACGGTttaaattatctaataatttctcCTGCATAAAATGATTATTAGATAATTCGGAACCACTACGGTTTTGAGCAGTTTCTACTTGACACAGAAAATTAAAGACATATACCTGAGCTTGGCCCTTTGCTTGTCCAGCATTGTTGCTCATGTTTTGGGAGTCCATCTTGATTCTTGTATTAAACTGTTTTGTGAAAACCAagtgttgtttttgtttttcaattgcaTATTTTCTCAATCTCTGTCGTAACTTATATAGTTTCTCAATACTAGTACATTGCAACATTCAGCACGTGTTTCTTCCCACGTTTTGCTATACACAATGGTGATTCACATTTTCCTCCTTTACATGCGTATTCAAGGGCACATGTCATGCCATTCTTCGATTCTTGGGCCGTTGTTGATCAACATATATCCATGTGGATGAGGTTCATTCATTATTGCAATCTCCTACCTTAGCTTTGGACGAGTTCTTATATCTTATTTACTAATAATAGGGAAATTTCAGTTCCATATAATGGCTGAAATCTTGGCTAGAAAGTCCACACATCCAAGTGTGAGATACTAGGTCATGCTTGGGTAGCATTAATAAATCTATCCTGGGTATATCATATCAGCATGCTACATCAAGCTAGCTAGTAACAGAAAACAATTTGCATTGGCATAAATGGAGGAGtccattaattttgaaaaactcgATAAACCCAAAAATTCAAACTAAATTAATACCTTTAGTGCAATTTGTGCTTATATATTTGGGTTTAAGCCAAATCAAACTTATGTAATTTAATCATATTGAAGGTCAGGCGTTATCGTGGTACCAATGGATGAACTGCAACAGTTTCTTCACCTCATGGCCCATGATGCTCCAAGCTCTAGAGTCTCGGTTTGCTCCATTCGTCTACGGTGACCCGCAAAGAGCTGTGTTTAAGTTGTAGCAGAAGGGAACTATTACAGATTATCTTACAGACTTTGAACGCTTGGCTAATCGGATTGTCGGCCTTGCCTCGACGTTCCTGTTGAGTTGTTTCATCTCTGACCTCATGCCAAAACTACACCGTGAGGTGAAAGCCCATCAACCTCCCTCACTTAGTTAAGCTATCGCTCTAGCCTGCCTTCAAGAAGATAAAATTAACGATTACCACTGCAGTCTGCGATTTACCACCTCTACTCTGCcttctccatctttgggcggaAACCCACCccccaaaatttattttaagcgATTGACATCGGAAGAAATGGAGGTGCGCAGAGACAAAGGCCTCTGCTATCATTTTGACGAGAAATGAACTCTCAATCATCGATGCAAGCCCCGTCTCCATTTATTCATTGCCGACGACAACTACGAACCCACAAACCTTGCTCCTACCACTGACACCGACATCTCCCTTACCATTGAACCTTCCTCCAGCACTATTCCCTAGATCAGTCTCAATGCTCTGGCTGGGATGCCCGCACCAAAAACCTTTCATGTTTTCGGAACTCTTTGCCATCACCGCATCATTACTTTGATAGATGGTAGTAGCACGTATAATTTCATTCAATCTTGGCTCACCAAGTTTCCCACTCTCTCGTCTTCACCAACGCCTCCCCTCCAAGTGATGGTAGGAAATGGAAGCGTCCTTGAGTGTAACACCACTTCCCCATAGGTGAACATGGACATCCAAGGTCATAGATTCACTCTCGTTATGTTTTATCTTCCCTTAAGTCACTAGGCCAATTAGCCACTGATTATGACACTCTCACCATGTCCTTCGTTCATTTGGGCCAAACTGTTCATCTTTTTGCTGATGTACCCTCACCTTATCCACTACCTCAGCCGAACAACTCAAATGTTTCGCCTAAACACAGAGTATCTCAGCCCTGTTCTATATAACACCAATCTCGGCCCACCCCACTTCTTCTCCTTCAACACAACACCCCCCCACGACCTTGAAACACCCACCCTCATCACCTCTGTCCTTGACCACTTCACAAACATCTTTCACAAACCTAATTCCCTTCCCCCTACTCGACCAATTTCCCACCATATCCATTTTCTTCCGAACTCAGCCCTGGTAAACATCAAACCTTACCGGTACCCACATTACCAGAAAACAGAGCTTGAACAACAAATCGCTTCCACGTTAGAATCAGGGTTGATACGGCCCAACTTCAGTGCATTTTCCTCCCCTGTCCTTCTCGTCAAGAAGAAAGATGGAAGTTGGAGGTGTTGCATAGGTTACAGGGCCCTTAACGCCATTACGGTGAAGGATCGCTTTCCCATGCCCACCATTGACGAGCTACTGGACAAACTCGGTCATGCTTCTTTTGGCTTTCCAAGTTAGATTTACGGAAGGGATTCCACCAAATTCGGATGGCGGAAGAAGATATCCACAAAACCGCATTTCACACACATCACGACCACTATGAGTTCAAAGTGATGTTGTTTGGCTTATGTAATGCATCATGCACCTTTCAGGCGACCATGTATCCCGTACATCACAATTggtaaacatattaattattttaaggcttaaatatgttttttatctataataaatatttaatttttgtataaatttttgttttgctttgagcacctaataaaataataattttattttttatctttgatgttttttttagtttatgataaattaacaaattttgtatttgctttatgataaaaaaaattcatttataattagTCAAGACTAAACTAAAATCCACTAATTTATCAtggaacaaacacaaaattcattaatttattaggattaaaaaaaaatatcaaaaccaaaaaataaaattattgtcttATTAGAGAGacgatgaaaacaaaaatttataaaaaaatatatgtaaaacttGAGTATTTATTTgagataaaaaatacttaaaccTTGTTTTAATTAAGTAGCCATGTCCCATATTAGAAGACACAAATTAAACTAGCTGGCTAGATgtgataaaatttaaagttgagACATGTCAAACTTTTATTGAGCTAACCGCACACAAATCTATTGAGTAGCTCGATCTAATTGCCATCCCTACTGTCACAAATTTTGGATCACATCTTCATAGTCACTTTTTAGTGTTAGTCAGTGTGTTTCCGTATGTTAGAATTTAGAACCAATACAAAattcaccaaaagaaaaaaaaaaagataaaactattcaaattgaaacttgaatcttgatcattAACGAAACTGGTTCCGCTAAACTAATGATGGAAAATGATtacatttgaaataaaatggaatCATGTTAATGTTTctgcaaaatgaaataaaatgaatacatTTGAAACCAAAATGAATCTCGTTTCTGCAAGATACATAAATCAGCAGTGCATAACAGGGTTTATTTCAATGGAAAACCAAGTCCAACATAATGATCCACTAAAGCTTCATTAGTTGTTCATCCCTGTTCCATTCTTCACAGCATCAGCTGCTCCTTGTGCTTTAGCCTGCATTTGCTGCCCTGCCTGTgtacacaaaaatttaaaataaattaacttaattttaggGTGTCCaatttattaagattttaattttcatgtcttgataatgtataatatttttatactattaactAATCAGAAAtcatgataaattataatataattattataagattcaacaaacatatcatatcatatatatatatatatatatatatatatatatatatatatatatatatatataaaataaatttctaatcGAACGACCGTGTAATTCTTTACACGGTGTAcgaatatatttattcatttattaatgaatatatGGATTGAACATGTGCATGTTATCacatcattattaattaatctatttGATTTGGACAAAAGTTGACAAAATCAATGTAGAAGAACCTGTTGCATGGAGTTTTGAGCAGATTGAGCAGCACTGCTAGCCTTGTCCATCATGTTGCCAGCCTTTTCCTGCAATAGCACAAAAATACTTGTGCGTGAGTTCTCAATATTATCGAGCACATGAAGAAACTATTCAGATAAAAAGTTAAAGGCATATACTTGAGCTTGGCCCTTGGCTTGTCCTGCATTGTAGCTCATGTTTTGGGAGTCCATATCTTGATTCTCGTACTAATTAAACTGTTTGTGAAAATCaagtattgttttaatttttcgaTTGCATCTTTTCTGATTCTCTGTTGTAACTTATATAGTTTCTCAATGCACTGAAGCATTCAACACGTGTTTCTTCTCACATTTTGTTACACAAACTATGGTTCTCAGTTTACTCCTTCACTTATGTTTTCTAGGGCACGTGCCATCCCAATTTTGGAAAGTGGCTTCCGCATTTGTTGATCATCATATATGCATGTGGAGGAGATTCATTCATTATTTCAATCTCCCACTTAATTAGCTAAGACGAGTTCTTATCTCATTTGCCAATAGAGAAATCTTAATAccatttttataatcttttagTAGAAAGGTCGACACACGTATAACAAATTGTGACATACTAAATGTGAtgcatgcatgagtatcatttATCTGTCTATCCAAGGTAACTAGGTGTGTAAATACCGTTAATTTTGTTTGACGAgttgttaagaaaaataaacaagattGTGTAATTACTAGTTAATAtgtgattatattatattaactaGACATTGAAATCGTGCCTTGCACaggattttttaaattatatgtatatatatatatatatatatatatatatatatatatatatatcattttatatttatttatttatataaataaaaataataatttttaaatatttagtattatgttaaacataattatattgcATCACCATTATCTGGCAAATGAGATTTCTCTATTGGCAAATGAGATTATAAAAATGGATTATAAAAATGGTATTAAGATTTCTCTATTGGCAAATGAGATAAGAACTCGTCTTAGCTAATTAAGTGGGAGATTGAAATAATGAATGAATCTCCTCCACATGCATATATGATGATCAACAAATGCGGAAGCCACTTTCCAAAATTGGGATGGCACGTGCCCTAGAAAACATAAGTGAAGGAGTAAACTGAGAACCATAGTTTGTGTAACAAAATGTGAGAAGAAACACGTGTTGAATGCTTCAGTGCATTGAGAAAC of the Glycine max cultivar Williams 82 chromosome 13, Glycine_max_v4.0, whole genome shotgun sequence genome contains:
- the LOC100789548 gene encoding stress-induced protein KIN2 isoform X3, which encodes MDSQNMSNNAGQAKGQAQEKANTVMDKASNAAQSAQESLQEVGQQMQAKAQGAADAVKNATGMNK
- the LOC100789548 gene encoding stress-induced protein KIN2 isoform X2, with product MDSQNMSYNAGQAKGQAQEKAGNMMDKASSAAQSAQNSMQQVGQQMQAKAQGAADAVKNATGMNK
- the LOC100789548 gene encoding stress-induced protein KIN2 isoform X1, whose product is MDSQNMSYNAGQAKGQAQEKAGNMMDKASSAAQSAQNSMQQAGQQMQAKAQGAADAVKNGTGMNN